The following proteins come from a genomic window of Aphelocoma coerulescens isolate FSJ_1873_10779 chromosome 18, UR_Acoe_1.0, whole genome shotgun sequence:
- the TMEM94 gene encoding transmembrane protein 94 isoform X3 — MDLKEKCQDEMTSSLGLTTKKALTILRDQLSALLEGHQKERKKGTSWKEVWRSSFLYHGNRCSCFHWPGASLMLLAVLLLLCCYGSQPQGSQGAEIVNALALFLLLLLDLLMIGRQERLKCREVERRLQTIVDKINDSLGKEVKWPDSMYPDLHMPYAPSWSLHWAYRDGHLVNLPVSLLVEGDVVALRPGQESFASLRGIKDDEHIVLEPGDLFPPFSPPPSPRGEVKKGPQNPQLYRLFRVLKTPIIDNVRWCLEMALSRPVTALDNERFTVQSVMLKYAVPIVLAGFLITNAVRFIFQAPGIASWQYTLLQLQVNGVLPILPLLFPVLWVLATAFGEARVLAQMSKASSTSLEMIRCIWSHFLCVLKGKSPTLSFTSSLLHSLGSVTVLCCVDKQGILSWPNPSPETVLFFSGKVEPPHDSHEDLTDELSTRSFCHPEVEDEPHERDALLSGPLADTVHMANEQERNNWSGDAPKAPEASAHRKPNSRSKHPSGSNVSFSKDTEGGEEEHTQVVGDSEVLACEAEDFVCDYHLEMLSLSQDQQNPSCIQFDDSNWHMHLNSLKPLGLNVLLNLCNAGVTERLCRFSDHLCNIALQETHNAVLPVHVPWGLCELARLIGFTPGAKDLFKQENYLALYRLPSDEMVKETILGKLSSITKRRPPLSHMINLFVKDTTTSTEQMFSHGTADIILEACTDFWDGTDIYPLSGSDRKKVLDFYQRACLSGYCSAFAYKPMHCALSSQLNGKCIELVQVPGQSAIFTCCDLPGTTPIKQSSRRNSWSSDEGIGEVMEKEDCIQALSGQIFMGMVSSQYQARLDIVRLIDGLVNACIRFVYFSLEDELKSKVFAEKMGLETGWNCHISLTPNGDVPGSEIPPSSPSHAGSLHDDLHQVSRDDVEGLLLMEEEGHSDLISFQPTDSDIPSFLEDCNRAKLPRGIHQVRPHLQNIDNVPLLVPLFTDCTPETMCEMIKIMQEYGEVTCCLGSSANLRNSCLFLQSDISIALDPLYPSRCSWETFGYATSTTLTNGSEELTPLQLSGQLNSLPCSMSFRQEESTSIIRLIEQARHATYGIRKCFLFLLQCQLTLVVIQFLSCLVQLPPILSTTDIVWLSCFCYPLLSISLLGKPPHSSIMTMATGKNLTSIPKKTQHYFLLCFLLKFSLTICSCLICFGFTLHESCKGVNTTSLNLTACSSIMLHSNADGAPDWFGTFSNALLVAQKLTAGLIVLHTVFISITHVHRTKPLWKKSPLSNRWWTLTVAVVLLGQVAQTVLDLKLWENLNSSLTFKHVSISPVSWLLGFLSLVLVVIINEIVKLHEIRVRVRYQKRQKLQFETKLGMNSPF, encoded by the exons ATGGACCTCAAGGAGAAGTGTCAG GATGAGATGACCTCAAGTTTGGGCCTTACCACAAAGAAAGCCCTCACGATCCTGAGAGACCAATTGTCAGCACTGCTGGAGGGGCATCAGAAGGAACGGAAAAAAGGGACTTCATGGAAG GAGGTGTGGAGGAGCAGTTTTCTGTACCATGGTAACCGCTGCTCCTGTTTCCACTGGCCTGGTGCGTCTCtgatgctgctggcagtgctgttgctgctgtgctgctatGGGAGCCAGCCACAGGGGAG CCAAGGTGCTGAGATAGTCAATGCACTGGcactcttcctcctgctcctcttggaTCTCCTCATGATCGGGCGTCAAGAGAGGCTGAAGTGCAGAGAGGTGGAGAGGAGGCTTCAAACCATCGTTGATAAGATAAACG ATTCACTTGGCAAAGAGGTGAAATGGCCAGATTCCATGTACCCTGACCTTCACATGCCTTATGCCCCATCCTGGTCCCTTCACTGGGCCTACAGGGATGGGCATCTTGTCAACCTGCCCGTGAGCCTCCTGGTAGAAGGAGATGTTGTTGCTTTGAGGCCAGGCCAGGAGTCATTTGCTTCTCTGAGAGGGATTAAG GATGATGAGCACATCGTTCTGGAGCCTGGAGATCTATTTCCACCCTTCTCACCCCCGCCCTCTCCAAGGGGAGAAGTGAAGAAGGGACCTCAGAACCCTCAGCTCTATCGTCTCTTCCGTGTGTTGAAGACCCCAATAATTGATAATGTCAG gTGGTGCCTGGAAATGGCTCTGTCACGGCCTGTGACAGCCCTGGATAATGAGAGGTTCACTGTACAGTCAGTGATGCTGAAATATGCCGTCCCTATCGTGCTG GCTGGATTCCTGATCACCAACGCCGTGCGCTTCATTTTCCAAGCTCCTGGAATTGCTTCCTGGCAGTACACTCTTCTTCAGCTGCAG GTGAATGGTGTCTTACCCATCCTTCCGTTGCTCTTTCCTGTCTTGTGGGTTCTTGCTACAGCCTTTGGAGAAGCCAGAGTCTTGGCCCAGATGAGCAAGGCCTCATCCACCTCACTG GAAATGATACGCTGTATCTGGAGCCACTTCCTCTGTGTTCTAAAAGGCAAATCCCCAACTCTGAGCTTCACTTCCAGCTTGCTCCACAGTCTGGGATCTGTCACT GTGCTCTGCTGTGTAGACAAGCAGGGGATTCTTTCCTGGCCAAACCCCAGCCCAGAGACTGTTCTGTTCTTCAGTGGGAAGGTGGAACCACCTCATGACAGCCACGAAGATCTGACTGATGAGCTCTCCACACGGTCCTTCTGCCATCCTGAGGTGGAAGATGAG CCCCATGAAAGAGATGCTTTGCTCTCTGGCCCCTTGGCAGACACAGTGCACATGGCCAATGAACAAGAGAGGAACAACTGGTCTGGTGATGCTCCAAAGGCTCCTGAAGCCTCTGCCCACCGAAAGCCAAACAGCAGAAGCAAACATCCCTCTGGATCTAACGTGAGCTTTAGCAAGGACACGGAAGGTGGAGAGGAGGAACATACTCAG GTTGTTGGGGACAGCGAGGTGTTGGCTTGTGAGGCTGAAGACTTTGTGTGTGACTACCACCTGGAGATGCTCAGCCTGTCCCAAGACCAGCAGAACCCCTCCTGCATCCAGTTTGATGACTCCAACTGGCACATGCACCTGAATTCCCTCAAGCCTCTGGGCCTGAACGTGCTGCTCAACCTGTGCAACGCCGGCGTGACCGAGCGGCTGTGCCGCTTCTCCGACCACCTCTGCAACATCGCCCTGCAGGAGACTCACAATGCTGTGCTGCCTGTCCACGTGCCCTGGGGCCTCTGTGAGCTTGCCAGGCTGATAG GTTTCACACCAGGTGCTAAAGATCTTTTCAAGCAGGAGAATTATTTGGCTTTGTACCGCTTGCCAAGTGATGAGATGGTTAAGGAAACCATCCTGGGGAAGCTTTCATCCATCACCAAGAGGAGACCACCCCTGAGCCACATGATTAACCTGTTTGTGAAGGACACCACTACCA GCACTGAGCAGATGTTTTCTCATGGGACAGCTGACATCATCCTTGAGGCCTGCACTGACTTTTGGGATGGTACTGATATCTACCCCCTCTCTGGCTCTGACAG GAAGAAGGTGCTGGATTTCTACCAGCGAGCCTGTCTGTCAGGATACTGCTCTGCCTTTGCATACAAGCCAATGCACTGTGCCTTGTCCTCCCAGCTCAATGGCAAGTGCATAGAGCTGGTGCAGGTGCCGGGGCAGAGCGCGATCTTCACGTGCTGCGACCTCCCCGGGACCACTCCCATCAAACAGAGCAGCCGGAGGAATAGCTGGAGCTCGGATG AAGGGATTGGGGAAGTGATGGAGAAGGAAGACTGTATCCAGGCTCTGAGTGGACAGATCTTCATGGGAATGGTCTCATCTCAGTATCAGGCCCGCCTTGACATTGTCCGCCTCATTGATGGATTGGTCAATGCCTGCATTCGTTTTGTCTACTTCTCCCTGGAAGATGAGCTCAAAAGCAAG GTGTTTGCTGAGAAAATGGGTCTGGAGACTGGCTGGAATTGCCACATATCCTTAACACCCAATGGTGACGTGCCTGGCTCAGAGAtccccccctccagccccagccatgctggcTCCCTGCACGATGACCTCCACCAGG TTTCTCGAGATGATGTGGAGGGGCTTCTGCTGATGGAAGAGGAAGGGCACTCGGATCTCATCAGCTTTCAGCCAACAGACAGTGATATCCCCAGCTTCCTGGAGGACTGCAACAGG gcCAAACTTCCCCGGGGAATCCACCAGGTGAGACCTCACCTGCAGAACATTGACAACGTGCCTTTGCTGGTGCCCCTGTTCACAGACTGCACCCCAGAGA CCATGTGTGAGATGATCAAGATCATGCAGGAGTATGGGGAGGTGACCTGCTGCCTGGGAAGCTCTGCCAACCTTCGGAACAGTTGCCTCTTCCTGCAAAGTGATATCAG CATAGCCCTGGACCCTCTCTACCCATCCCGCTGCTCCTGGGAGACCTTTGGCTATGCCACCAGCACCACCCTGACCAATGGCTCAGAGGAGCTCACCCCGCTGCAGCTCTCAGGGCAGCTCAacagcctgccctgctccatGTCCTTCCGCCAGGAGGAGAGCACCAGCATCATCAGGCTCATAGAGCAG GCCAGGCATGCAACATATGGGATCCGCAAGTgtttcctcttcctgctgcagtgccagctgaCCTTGGTTGTCATTCAG TTCCTCTCCTGCCTGGTGCAGCTGCCACCCATCCTCAGTACCACAGACATTGTGTGGCTCTCCTGTTTCTGCTACCCACTGCTCAG TATCTCGCTCCTGGGCAAGCCTCCCCACAGCTCCATCATGACCATGGCAACAGGAAAAAACTTGACTTCCATCCCCAAGAAG ACTCAGCACTacttcctgctctgcttcctgctGAAATTCAGCCTGACCATCTGCTCCTGCCTCATCTGCTTCGGGTTCACCCTGCATGAGTCCTGCAAAGGGGTGAACACCACCAGCCTCAACCTCACAGCCTGCTCCTCCATCATGCTGCACAG CAATGCTGATGGTGCTCCTGACTGGTTTGGGACATTTTCCAATGCTCTCCTGGTAGCCCAGAAGCTCACAGCTGGTCTGATTGTTTTACACACAG tgTTCATATCCATCACCCACGTCCATCGCACCAAGCCCCTGTGGAAGAAGAGCCCCCTCTCCAACCGGTGGTGGACGCTCACTGTGGCTGTTGT ATTGCTGGGGCAAGTGGCACAGACTGTGCTGGACCTGAAACTCTGGGAAAACCTCAATTCTTCTTTGACATTTAAGCACGTCTCCATCTCTCCAGTCTCATGGCTCCTGGGTTTTCTTTCCTTGGTCCTTGTGGTTATTATCAATGAGATAGTCAAGCTGCATGAAATCAG ggTCCGTGTCCGTTACCAAAAGAGGCAGAAGTTGCAGTTTGAAACCAAGTTGGGGATGAATTCGCCATTTTAA